One Vicia villosa cultivar HV-30 ecotype Madison, WI unplaced genomic scaffold, Vvil1.0 ctg.000063F_1_1_1, whole genome shotgun sequence genomic region harbors:
- the LOC131623395 gene encoding uncharacterized protein LOC131623395: MRLWSKAAAFGIIGCEKDGVYVDAIKEMESRNDISSVKQRKRFSQLIKKEKFGLCLVQETKLQKVDESFVGERFIGLNVLWKGVNIYVINVYAACCIQRKRRFWSDMLNFKEKFLEGEWCVGGDFNAIKVEAKRRGCSRAVNCTEMDEFNSFMNRMELVDVGLVGRNFSWFSFDGTCCSRICRFLLTEGLLDLWKVENQVIGSRELSDHFPIWFKGNVRNWGPKPFKIFNAWMKHAEFYSFVEKCWLDAPISNRFIYPFKEKLKFLRSKLRVWNVKVFDLLDLQEENAFKELNALDFAMMGDNPVDIDSLAINRLMASKKMWEVVRHKESFLRQKARALWLKDGDSNSRFFHKVINSRNIRNKVDSWIDDVGVVKEEVRRHFESRFSENTYSRPILEGVNFVALSSDDSLNLEGMFLEEEVKDVIWSSDGDKSPGPDGFNMGFYKVCWPF; encoded by the exons ATGAGGCTATGGTCCAAGGCTGCGGCTTTTGGAATCATTGGGTGCGAAAAAGATGGTGTGTATGTGGATGCTATAAAGGAGATGGAATCAAGGAACGACATCTCTTCTGTTAAGCAG AGGAAGCGTTTTAGCCAATTGATTAAAAAGGAGAAATTTGGTCTCTGCCTTGTTCAAGAAACCAAGTTACAGAAGGTTGATGAGAG TTTTGTGGGGGAAAGGTTTATTGGGCTGAACGTTCTGTGGAAGGGAGttaatatttatgttataaatgtTTATGCTGCTTGCTGTATTCAAAGAAAGAGGAGATTTTGGAGTGACATGCTGAATTTTAAGGAGAAGTTTCTGGAGGGTGAATGGTGTGTTGGAGGGGATTTTAATGCAATTAAAGTTGAGGCCAAAAGAAGGGGTTGTTCGAGAGCAGTTAATTGTACTGAGATGGATGAGTTTAATAGTTTTATGAATAGAATGGAGTTAGTTGATGTGGGGTTAGTTGGAAGGAATTTCTCTTGGTTTAGTTTTGATGGAACTTGCTGTAGCCGAATTTGCCGCTTTTTATTGACGGAAGGTTTGTTAGATTTGTGGAAAGTGGAGAATCAGGTGATAGGGAGTAGGGAGCTTTCAGACCATTTTCCCATTTGGTTTAAAGGGAATGTGCGTAATTGGGGGCCTAAACCGTTTAAAATTTTCAACGCTTGGATGAAACATGCTGAATTCTACTCTTTTGTTGAAAAGTGTTGGCTTGATGCACCTATAAGTAATAGATTTATTTATCCTTTCAAGGAAAAACTTAAGTTTCTTCGTAGTAAACTTCGGGTGTGGAATGTGAAGGTTTTCGATCTTTTGGATCTTCAAGAAGAGAATGCTTTCAAAGAattaaatgctttggattttgCGATGATGGGCGATAATCCGGTGGATATTGATTCATTGGCCATCAATCGTTTAATGGCTTCAAAAAAAATGTGGGAGGTGGTGCGTCATAAGGAGAGTTTTTTACGTCAAAAGGCACGGGCTCTTTGGTTAAAGGATGGTGATTCCAATTCGCGATTCTTTCATAAGGTAATCAATAGCCGTAATATAAGGAATAAGGTTGATAGTTGGATAGATGATGTGGGGGTGGTCAAGGAAGAGGTTAGAAGGCATTTCGAAAGTAGATTTTCCGAAAATACTTATTCAAGGCCGATTTTAGAAGGGGTTAATTTTGTCGCCTTATCGTCGGATGATTCTTTAAATCTTGAGGGGATGTTTTTGGAGGAGGAAGTGAAGGATGTTATTTGGAGTTCTGATGGTGATAAGAGCCCGGGGCCGGATGGTTTTAACATGGGTTTTTACAAGGTTTGTTGGccgttttaa